A segment of the Streptomyces sp. P9-A2 genome:
CGGTCGGGGGTGAACGTACCCACCACGACCAGGACGGATCACCGCGCAGGAGCAGCCGCACGACGACTGCATCGCGGTTGGCCACTGCACCGGCCGCGCTGCGTGCCGAGCAGCCGCGGGGTGCTGAAGCTCGCCCTCGGGGCGGTATCCGTCGAACGGCCGCGCACGCCGGTCATGGCTGAGGTGGGCTCCTGTCCCCGTCCGCTAGGCGCCGCGGGCCGGACGGCGGCGTCTGGGCTTCCCGTGGCAGCGACGCCCTGGGCGCAGTGCCGCCATCGCCGGATCGGGCCGGTGGCGAGTCAGGCGGAGGCGTCCGCCCCCGGGGCGTCGTCATGCGCCGAACGGGCTGTGCTTCCGCGGGGGCGGGCTGCCGTGACGGCCTCACGGATCCACCACACGGCGATGTGAAGGGCCAGGGCACCGATCAGACCTGCACCCGCGCCTTTGGCCGCGTCGGACAGTATTCCTTCGATCACGACGTTCAGGGGCAGCCCGGTTGTCGCCGCCTCCGGGCCGGTGAGCCGCCACCAGACATGGGTGACGGCACCGGCGGCCGTGAGCAGAGCCATCGCGAGGAGGGTGCGGTGCCGCGTCGCGTTCCCGGGTCCGGTGCGGCCCTTGCCGCCGAGGAGGCGGGCTCGTCCGCGCCACACGTACACCGCGACGGCGGCCAGGCCGCCGATCGTGCTCGCGTGCTGCAGCGTCCGCTCCCAGGTGAGGCTGCCCACCGCAGTGGAGGTGAGCCAGGGCGTATGGGCGACCATGAAGCCGGCGTGGTGGGTGAAGGAGTCCCAGACCAGGTGCGTGGCGATGCCGATCAGGACGGACAGGGCGATCCATCCGGCTCGCCGTACCGGCGTGCCGGCCGTCCGGGGTCGCGACGGGACGGCGGCCGGCGGCAGCAGGGTCGCCAACGGGCGACGGCCGGCTCGTGCCAGGCCCCACAGCGTGAGGGCGTACGGCAGGGTGACGGTGGCAGCGCCGAGGGCGGTGTGCGTGGTCGTGGCGTTGACGAAGGGCTCGTACCAGGACTGCGCGTTGACGGGCAGCCCCGTGGTGGCGACGAAGTAGGGCATGTCCGGTGCGACGGCCCCGGCGACCAGTGCGGCCCGGCTGAAGGGCCGCCGCATCAACGGCAGTACGGCCGCGGGGTGGGACAGGGTGAAGGGCATGGTTGTCCTCTCGCACGGACCCGATAGTCCGTCGAACGGAATGCTACGTCAA
Coding sequences within it:
- a CDS encoding DUF4184 family protein gives rise to the protein MPFTLSHPAAVLPLMRRPFSRAALVAGAVAPDMPYFVATTGLPVNAQSWYEPFVNATTTHTALGAATVTLPYALTLWGLARAGRRPLATLLPPAAVPSRPRTAGTPVRRAGWIALSVLIGIATHLVWDSFTHHAGFMVAHTPWLTSTAVGSLTWERTLQHASTIGGLAAVAVYVWRGRARLLGGKGRTGPGNATRHRTLLAMALLTAAGAVTHVWWRLTGPEAATTGLPLNVVIEGILSDAAKGAGAGLIGALALHIAVWWIREAVTAARPRGSTARSAHDDAPGADASA